A genomic window from Purpureocillium takamizusanense chromosome 2, complete sequence includes:
- a CDS encoding uncharacterized protein (TransMembrane:2 (i7-26o38-55i)~EggNog:ENOG503NWVG~COG:Q), whose product MALVEHVFSVWAVPVALGLVVASYLYSYFVTHSHLRGIPAPFGAQFSNLWLFFAARRGKRYRTVDDAHRKYGKVIRIQPNHVSIQDDTTAIAAIYGHGNGFLKSDFYAPFLSIRPGLFSTRSRAEHARKRKLVSHTFSAKSVVQFEPYMQENLRLFVSQLDRLIDESPSKNAAGAQEAHLDSLSWFNFLAFDIIGDLAFGKPLGMLRAGVDLTEVKLSPDAPSLYLPAVDILNRRGEVNATLGCLPQLRPYAKYLPDPFFSKGVNAVQNLAGIAIARVKDRIENPPSVERTDLLARLMQGRDDKGEALGLEELTAEALTQLIAGSDTTSNSSCALMNYVVRHPRVMKKLQDELDAAIPDGVDVPTHDMIRDLEYLDFVFKETLRHHSTSGIGLPRLVPANSSGVTILGHYFPPGTVLSVPTYTIHHSAEIWGPDAEEFRPERWEAVTPRQKNAFIPFSHGPRACVGRNVAEMKMKLIAATWVRRYSVCLRQGEMKTSEGFLRKPLSLDVGLSRR is encoded by the exons ATGGCTCTAGTCGAGCACGTCTTTTCCGTCTGGGCCGTCCCGGTGGCGTTGGGTCTCGTCGTTGCTTCCTATCTTTACTCGTACTTCGTCACGCACAGCCATCTGCGAGGTATTCCCGCTCCCTTTGGCGCACAGTTCTCAAACCTGTGGCTCTTTTTCGCTGCGCGCAGAGGTAAGCGGTACAGAACGGTTGACGACGCCCACCGGAAGTACGGCAAGGTCATTCGGATCCAGCCAAATCATGTCAGTATCCAAGACGACACGACGGCCATAGCCGCCATATACGGTCACGGAAACGGCTTTCTGAAATC GGATTTCTACGCGCCGTTCTTGTCCATTCGACCGGGGCTTTTCTCGACCCGGTCTCGCGCTGAACACGCACGCAAGCGCAAGCTGGTGTCACACACCTTCTCCGCCAAGTCCGTCGTTCAGTTTGAGCCCTATATGCAGGAGAATCTGCGGCTCTTCGTCAGCCAGCTCGACCGGCTCATCGATGAGAGCCCATCAAAGAACGCTGCGGGGGCCCAAGAGGCGCACCTGGACAGCCTCTCGTGGTTCAACTTCCTCGCCTTTGACATCATCGGGGACTTGGCGTTTGGCAAGCCGCTGGGCATGCTGCGTGCGGGTGTCGACCTGACCGAGGTCAAGCTGTCCCCCGATGCACCGTCCCTGtacctgcccgccgtggaCATTTTAAATCGACGCGGGGAAGTCAATGCAACGCTGGGTTGCCTACCGCAGCTGAGACCGTACGCAAAGTATCTCCCGGATCCCTTCTTTAGCAAGGGCGTCAACGCGGTGCAGAACCTGGCCGGCATCGCGATCGCGAGGGTCAAGGACAGGATAGAAAACCCGCCCAGCGTGGAGCGCACCGATCTGCTTGCACGACTGATGCAAGGGCgagacgacaagggcgaggcgctgggcctggaggagctgacggcggaggcgctcACTCAACTCATCGCGGGCAGCGACACGACTTCCAACTCGTCGTGCGCCCTGATGAACTACGTGGTCCGGCATCCGCGTGTGATGAAGAAGCTCCAGGATGAGCTAGATGCTGCCATCccagacggcgtcgatgtgCCCACGCACGACATGATCCGCGACCTCGAGTATCTTGACTTCGTCTTCAAGGAGACGCTCCGTCATCACTCCACGTCCGGCATCGGATTGCCGAGGCTGGTGCCGGCCAACTCCTCCGGCGTGACCATCTTGGGCCACTACTTTCCACCCGGCACCGTCCTCAGCGTGCCTACCTATACGATCCATCACTCCGCCGAGATATGGGGGCCTGATGCGGAGGAATTCCGGCCAGAGCGGTGGGAAGCGGTGACGCCTCGGCAGAAGAACGCCTTCATCCCCTTCAGTCACGGCCCGCGGGCGTGTGTTGGGAGGAATGTGGCtgagatgaagatgaagctCATCGCGGCGACATGGGTGCGGAGGTATTCCGTATGCCTGAGGCAAGGAGAAATGAAGACGAGTGAAGGGTTCTTGAGGAAGCCGCTCAGTCTCGATGTTGGCCTCTCACGACGTTGA